The following proteins come from a genomic window of Candidatus Woesearchaeota archaeon:
- a CDS encoding 50S ribosomal protein L18e, which translates to MSKRTGPTNEKLIKMIREMKTLSNSQKAPIWKRIAFELEKPTRSRVSVNLSKIEIYIKPNEIALVPGKVLGTGTTKAKVVAFSFSSSAKEKLGKNMIKLENLIKENPKAKGVRIIC; encoded by the coding sequence ATGTCTAAAAGAACCGGACCAACAAATGAAAAACTTATCAAAATGATAAGAGAAATGAAAACACTTTCAAATAGTCAGAAAGCTCCAATTTGGAAAAGAATTGCATTTGAATTAGAAAAGCCTACACGTTCAAGAGTTTCAGTTAATTTATCAAAAATAGAAATTTATATTAAACCAAATGAAATTGCTCTAGTTCCCGGAAAAGTTTTAGGCACAGGAACTACAAAAGCAAAAGTTGTGGCATTTTCATTTTCAAGCTCTGCAAAAGAAAAACTTGGAAAAAATATGATTAAACTTGAAAATTTAATAAAAGAAAATCCAAAAGCAAAAGGAGTAAGAATTATTTGTTAA